One region of SAR324 cluster bacterium genomic DNA includes:
- the glyQ gene encoding glycine--tRNA ligase subunit alpha, with translation MKKRTLQEIIMTLHQFWSDRGCLLMNPYDVETGAGTMNPATFLRTIGPEEWNVAYVEPSRRPADGRYGENPNRLYQHHQYQVIMKPMPDNAQELYLESLVALGINPLEHDIRFVEDNWESPTLGAWGLGWEVWLDGMEVTQYTYFQQVGGLECNPVSVELTYGLERLASYLQEKENVFDLEYTKGVSYAAIFKQPEYEHSKYTFEIADMRLLFTLFDQYEGEALRVIQQQLVFPAYDYILKCSHTFNQLDAMGAISVSERASYINRVRVMAHQVARLFLEERRKLGFPLMKDRNAAEQWIKALEVQEAA, from the coding sequence ATGAAAAAAAGAACACTTCAAGAAATCATCATGACCCTGCATCAGTTCTGGTCAGACCGGGGCTGTCTGTTAATGAATCCCTATGACGTAGAAACCGGGGCCGGTACCATGAATCCTGCCACATTTTTGCGCACTATCGGCCCGGAAGAATGGAATGTGGCCTATGTGGAACCTTCTCGAAGACCGGCAGACGGCCGTTATGGTGAAAACCCCAATCGTTTATATCAGCACCATCAGTATCAGGTCATCATGAAACCCATGCCTGACAATGCCCAGGAATTGTATCTGGAATCGCTGGTAGCGCTGGGCATCAATCCGTTGGAACATGACATCCGTTTTGTGGAAGACAACTGGGAATCACCCACACTTGGGGCCTGGGGACTGGGTTGGGAAGTATGGCTGGATGGCATGGAAGTCACACAATATACTTATTTTCAGCAAGTCGGCGGATTGGAATGCAATCCCGTATCAGTGGAATTGACTTATGGTCTCGAACGACTCGCGTCTTATCTTCAGGAAAAAGAAAACGTGTTTGATCTGGAATACACAAAGGGCGTGAGCTATGCCGCCATTTTCAAACAACCTGAATATGAACATTCCAAATATACTTTCGAAATAGCGGACATGCGTCTGTTGTTCACTTTGTTTGATCAATATGAAGGCGAAGCGTTGAGAGTGATCCAGCAACAACTGGTGTTTCCCGCCTATGATTATATTCTCAAATGCTCTCACACCTTCAATCAACTGGATGCCATGGGAGCCATCAGCGTATCCGAAAGAGCCTCCTACATCAATCGGGTCCGGGTCATGGCCCATCAGGTTGCCCGTCTATTTCTTGAAGAACGTCGAAAATTGGGATTTCCTCTCATGAAGGACCGAAACGCCGCTGAACAATGGATCAAAGCGCTGGAAGTACAGGAGGCCGCATGA
- a CDS encoding MBL fold metallo-hydrolase: MELPQNIVLKCFPVGPLGCNCTIIGDKTSKQAMVIDPGGDANRILSYLKELDLTVIRILHTHAHLDHFLASGKMKEATGSSLALHKEDAFLWDQLEMQCRLFGIPYEPVPAPDQWLEHDEELHIPSFQGKCLHTPGHTPGSMCFSFEGLKLLIAGDTLFQGSIGRTDLWGGDFKKIARSIKDQLYVLDEETHVVTGHGSSTTIGFEVRYNPFVKG; the protein is encoded by the coding sequence ATGGAATTACCGCAAAACATTGTATTAAAATGCTTTCCCGTAGGCCCGTTGGGATGCAATTGCACCATTATCGGCGATAAAACGTCAAAACAGGCGATGGTTATCGATCCAGGTGGCGACGCAAACCGGATTTTGTCGTATCTGAAGGAATTGGATCTGACCGTCATCCGAATTCTGCATACACATGCCCATCTGGATCATTTTCTGGCTTCCGGCAAAATGAAAGAAGCCACAGGTTCCAGTCTGGCACTGCATAAAGAAGACGCTTTCCTGTGGGATCAACTGGAAATGCAATGCCGGTTGTTTGGTATTCCCTATGAACCGGTTCCAGCTCCGGATCAATGGCTGGAACATGATGAAGAACTGCACATTCCTTCGTTTCAGGGCAAATGCCTTCACACTCCCGGACATACTCCCGGTTCCATGTGTTTTTCATTTGAAGGACTAAAATTGTTGATTGCCGGTGACACTCTTTTTCAGGGATCTATTGGCCGAACCGATTTATGGGGTGGGGATTTTAAAAAAATCGCACGCTCCATCAAGGATCAATTGTATGTGCTGGATGAAGAAACACATGTGGTCACAGGACATGGCTCTTCAACCACGATAGGCTTTGAAGTCCGTTATAATCCTTTCGTCAAGGGATGA
- a CDS encoding type II toxin-antitoxin system HicA family toxin, whose product MKTVSGKLFCRLLESKGWELKRINGSHHIYAKIGNAARISVPVHSNTPLKTGLLKHLMKIADIEESEL is encoded by the coding sequence TTGAAAACTGTTAGTGGCAAATTGTTTTGTCGTCTTTTGGAGTCAAAAGGATGGGAACTGAAACGCATCAATGGAAGCCACCATATTTACGCCAAAATTGGTAACGCTGCACGTATATCTGTTCCCGTTCATAGCAATACACCATTGAAAACAGGATTACTGAAACATCTGATGAAGATAGCCGATATTGAAGAATCAGAACTATAA
- a CDS encoding type II toxin-antitoxin system HicB family antitoxin has translation MKLKVVIHEAEEGGYWAEVPSIPGCSTQGETFDELLHNIYEAVEGCLSVDVQDIVMSKKDKIMEIAV, from the coding sequence ATGAAATTAAAAGTAGTGATACATGAAGCAGAAGAAGGCGGATATTGGGCGGAAGTGCCGTCTATTCCCGGATGTAGCACACAAGGTGAGACCTTTGATGAGTTGTTGCACAATATTTATGAGGCGGTTGAAGGATGTTTGTCTGTCGATGTTCAAGATATTGTCATGTCAAAGAAAGATAAGATCATGGAGATTGCGGTTTGA
- the lgt gene encoding prolipoprotein diacylglyceryl transferase, translating to MHPYIFTLEIPWLNFTLQPRFYGLFYAISILIGYKIVLSEALRRHLPLDEDEVMNCTLLIFLGGLFGGRIYEVIFEWSNHYAYLPWWEVFAIWHGGLAIHGGILGGILSLYWYCQIKRLRFMEMLDIGALCIILGQAIGRWGNFTNGEAGGPVTDFWTGIVFPPNSVIGRYAQGQAVHPTMLYESLGNFVIFFLLWRLRLKNFRPGMLAAIYLVSYSLLRSSLTSLRTDNQYFELFDTTILAAYAISVVLTIGSGWLIFSKKLWLPDEPPQVAPIQSANVPKKKKSHKRKKS from the coding sequence ATGCATCCCTATATTTTCACTCTGGAAATCCCCTGGCTGAATTTCACACTCCAGCCCCGTTTTTATGGACTGTTTTATGCGATCTCTATCCTGATTGGGTATAAAATTGTTCTGTCCGAAGCCCTCCGCAGGCATTTGCCGCTGGATGAAGATGAGGTTATGAATTGCACCTTGCTGATTTTTCTGGGTGGCCTTTTTGGCGGACGGATATATGAGGTGATTTTTGAGTGGAGCAATCATTACGCCTATCTTCCCTGGTGGGAGGTTTTTGCGATCTGGCATGGTGGTCTGGCCATTCATGGCGGCATTCTGGGCGGAATACTTTCGTTGTATTGGTATTGCCAGATCAAGCGTCTACGATTTATGGAAATGCTGGATATCGGCGCGTTGTGTATCATTCTTGGTCAGGCGATTGGACGCTGGGGAAATTTCACCAATGGCGAAGCCGGTGGTCCCGTGACTGATTTCTGGACAGGAATTGTTTTTCCACCTAATTCAGTGATTGGCCGTTATGCCCAGGGGCAGGCCGTTCATCCAACCATGCTGTATGAATCCCTGGGGAATTTTGTAATTTTTTTCCTGTTATGGCGGTTACGACTCAAAAATTTCAGACCGGGCATGCTGGCCGCAATTTATTTGGTTTCATATTCCCTGTTGCGTTCATCACTGACTTCTCTGAGAACAGACAATCAGTATTTTGAATTGTTTGATACAACGATTCTGGCCGCGTATGCGATCAGCGTTGTGCTCACTATCGGATCAGGATGGCTTATCTTCAGTAAAAAACTATGGTTACCGGATGAACCTCCACAGGTTGCTCCAATCCAGTCGGCGAATGTTCCTAAGAAAAAAAAGTCCCATAAACGAAAAAAATCATAA
- the rph gene encoding ribonuclease PH translates to MTVRTDNRKDHEPRPIKITTDFTMHAAGSVLVETGNTKVICTASVEDSVPRFMKGTHSGWLTCEYGMLPGSTSPRKNRDISQGKLDGRSQEIQRLIGRSLRSVVDLPLLGDRTIWIDCDVIQADGGTRTASITGGFVAMILALRKLYEAGKIRRFPVNQFLAAISVGIVGGRPMLDLKYDEDSQADVDMNVVMLKNGKLIEVQGTAERAPFTPEQFNIMLNYAMDGLKAHFSAQKSALGGQLFTPRNESSQESK, encoded by the coding sequence ATGACCGTTCGTACCGATAACAGGAAGGATCATGAACCAAGGCCTATCAAAATCACGACGGACTTCACCATGCATGCGGCTGGCTCGGTTCTGGTGGAGACAGGCAACACCAAAGTCATTTGTACCGCGTCGGTTGAAGATTCGGTTCCCCGATTCATGAAAGGCACTCATTCAGGATGGTTGACCTGCGAATATGGCATGCTCCCCGGTTCAACCTCACCAAGAAAAAACCGTGATATCTCACAGGGAAAACTGGATGGCAGAAGCCAGGAAATCCAGCGTCTGATCGGTCGTTCCCTGCGTTCCGTGGTGGATCTCCCACTTCTGGGGGATCGGACCATCTGGATTGACTGCGATGTCATTCAAGCCGATGGTGGAACCCGTACCGCATCGATTACAGGCGGGTTTGTCGCCATGATCCTCGCCTTGAGAAAGCTCTATGAAGCAGGCAAAATCCGACGGTTCCCCGTCAATCAATTCCTTGCGGCAATCAGTGTTGGTATCGTCGGAGGACGTCCCATGCTGGACCTCAAATATGATGAGGACAGTCAAGCTGATGTGGATATGAACGTGGTCATGCTGAAAAATGGAAAACTGATTGAAGTTCAGGGAACAGCAGAGCGGGCACCCTTCACACCTGAACAATTCAACATCATGCTTAATTATGCGATGGATGGCCTGAAAGCCCATTTTTCAGCACAAAAATCCGCCTTGGGCGGTCAATTATTCACTCCCAGAAATGAGTCCTCTCAGGAAAGTAAATAA